In Dehalococcoidia bacterium, the following are encoded in one genomic region:
- the cobT gene encoding nicotinate-nucleotide--dimethylbenzimidazole phosphoribosyltransferase produces MRDRVEAVCGAIPPLDRAAMEAARARQPQLTKPWGSLGRLEDLATQLAGITGQPIPRFGPRTIITCAGDHGVVEEGVSMFGPETTPAMVLNFLAGGAGINVLARLAGAEVLVLDVGVAADLPPHPKLLIRKVGRGTRNLSREPAMTREQAWAAIAAGIEAAEAAIAAGATLLGTGDMGIANTTPSSAMVAAFTGEPVARVTGRGTGIDDAMLARKIAVIERGLAINQPDPADPIDVLAKVGGFEIGAIAGVCLAGAAHRVPVIVDGFISGAGALLAYRLAPAVQPYLIAGHASVEIGQRVILRELGLQPLINLDLRLGEGTGAALAMTIVEAAWRILAEMNTWEGANVAGPLNAVPDAQSA; encoded by the coding sequence AGTTGACGAAACCGTGGGGCAGTCTCGGCCGCCTCGAAGACCTCGCCACTCAGCTGGCGGGCATTACTGGCCAGCCGATCCCGCGCTTCGGGCCGCGCACCATCATTACCTGCGCGGGGGACCACGGCGTCGTTGAAGAGGGCGTGAGCATGTTCGGCCCGGAAACGACGCCGGCGATGGTCCTGAATTTCCTCGCCGGCGGCGCAGGGATCAATGTGCTTGCCCGCCTTGCTGGGGCAGAGGTGCTGGTTCTCGATGTCGGCGTCGCTGCTGACCTGCCGCCTCACCCGAAGCTCCTGATCCGAAAAGTGGGGCGCGGCACCCGCAACTTGTCGCGCGAGCCGGCGATGACCCGTGAGCAGGCGTGGGCCGCGATCGCGGCAGGCATCGAGGCGGCCGAAGCGGCGATCGCGGCGGGCGCCACCCTGCTCGGTACTGGCGACATGGGGATCGCGAACACCACGCCCTCCAGCGCGATGGTCGCCGCGTTCACCGGCGAGCCCGTCGCGCGCGTGACGGGGCGAGGCACGGGGATTGATGACGCGATGCTGGCGCGGAAAATTGCGGTCATCGAGCGCGGCCTCGCCATCAACCAGCCTGACCCTGCCGACCCGATCGATGTCCTCGCGAAAGTGGGCGGCTTCGAGATCGGCGCGATCGCCGGCGTGTGTCTTGCTGGCGCGGCGCACCGGGTGCCCGTTATCGTCGACGGCTTCATCTCAGGCGCTGGCGCTCTGCTCGCCTATCGGCTGGCGCCAGCAGTGCAGCCCTATCTCATCGCCGGCCATGCGTCGGTGGAGATTGGCCAACGGGTCATTCTCCGTGAGCTTGGTCTCCAGCCGCTGATCAATCTCGACCTCCGCCTCGGCGAGGGGACCGGCGCCGCGTTGGCGATGACGATTGTCGAGGCAGCGTGGCGCATCCTCGCGGAGATGAACACCTGGGAGGGAGCGAACGTCGCCGGACCCTTGAATGCCGTGCCTGATGCCCAAAGCGCGTGA
- the cobS gene encoding adenosylcobinamide-GDP ribazoletransferase, whose protein sequence is MSGLRTALQFLTVVPVSGGADLASAVRWGPLVGLFLGALLAAADLALAPWVGPAVRAVILVALLAALTGALHLDGLADSADGLLVHRSPADRLAIMRDPRTGGFGVVAVTLVVLAKVAALTELEGALRTPALLITPALARWTIVALARLLPDARVGLGSVWRAGSGGGAFVLATALALLPAVILAGLAGVVLAGAAALTAAGVGLFSRARIGGVTGDVLGATVELVEAACWIVASAL, encoded by the coding sequence GTGAGCGGTCTGCGAACGGCGCTCCAGTTTCTGACCGTCGTTCCCGTCTCGGGAGGGGCCGACCTCGCGAGCGCCGTTCGCTGGGGGCCGCTCGTCGGCCTTTTCCTCGGGGCGCTCCTCGCCGCTGCCGACCTCGCGCTCGCTCCGTGGGTGGGGCCGGCAGTGCGCGCCGTGATCCTCGTGGCGCTGCTGGCAGCGCTGACCGGCGCCCTGCATCTCGATGGTCTCGCCGACAGTGCCGACGGCCTGCTGGTACATCGTTCGCCGGCCGACCGGCTGGCGATCATGCGCGATCCGCGGACCGGCGGGTTCGGGGTGGTGGCGGTGACCCTCGTTGTGCTTGCTAAGGTGGCAGCGCTCACTGAACTCGAAGGCGCGCTGCGAACGCCGGCGCTCCTCATCACCCCGGCCTTGGCGCGGTGGACGATCGTTGCGCTCGCTCGCCTTCTCCCCGACGCGCGCGTCGGGCTGGGCAGTGTCTGGCGCGCCGGGTCGGGCGGCGGGGCGTTCGTGCTGGCGACAGCGCTCGCCCTGCTCCCTGCCGTCATCCTTGCTGGGCTGGCAGGGGTCGTGTTGGCCGGGGCTGCAGCGCTGACAGCAGCCGGAGTTGGGCTGTTCTCGCGGGCACGGATCGGCGGGGTCACCGGTGATGTGCTCGGCGCGACAGTCGAGCTCGTGGAGGCAGCATGCTGGATCGTGGCAAGCGCGTTGTGA
- a CDS encoding iron ABC transporter permease, with protein MLDRGKRVVIDAPLQAAPAAAPTVPSRRRSIVGRLLLWVGSLSVLLLVVIVAAASVGPASAPIGATVATIARRAGVPYGEVTPAQQRIIEQIRLPRIVTALLVGAALATAGAALQAVFRNPLADPGVIGVSGGAALGAVSGIALRFATAAAPGWALPLTAFVGSLLAVGGVMAVATAGGRLAPATLILAGLAVQALTGALTSAVITMTGDPELVRNMLFWLVGGFDGRSWAHVNAILPAIAGGVFALALLGRDLNVLAQGDEAAHGLGLAVGATRLLVLGIAAVITATAVSVSGTIGFVGLIVPHAFRLLVGGDYRLLLPVSAVGGAAFLITADTVARTALQPAELRTGVVTALLGAPFFIFLLWRNRARIGDW; from the coding sequence ATGCTGGATCGTGGCAAGCGCGTTGTGATCGATGCACCCCTCCAGGCTGCGCCGGCGGCCGCGCCGACGGTCCCATCGCGCCGGCGCTCGATTGTCGGGCGCCTCCTCCTCTGGGTCGGGAGCTTGAGCGTGCTGCTGCTTGTGGTGATCGTCGCTGCGGCATCGGTCGGACCGGCGTCGGCACCGATCGGGGCGACGGTGGCAACAATTGCGCGGCGCGCCGGCGTGCCGTACGGCGAGGTCACCCCTGCCCAGCAGCGCATCATCGAACAGATCCGTCTTCCTCGGATTGTGACGGCGCTGCTGGTCGGCGCGGCGCTGGCAACGGCCGGCGCGGCGCTCCAAGCGGTGTTTCGCAACCCGCTCGCAGACCCCGGCGTGATCGGCGTTTCGGGCGGCGCGGCGCTCGGCGCGGTAAGCGGGATCGCGCTCCGTTTCGCTACCGCTGCCGCGCCTGGCTGGGCATTGCCCCTCACTGCCTTTGTCGGCTCCCTCCTCGCCGTCGGCGGAGTGATGGCGGTGGCGACCGCCGGCGGCCGGCTCGCTCCCGCGACGCTGATCCTCGCCGGACTTGCTGTGCAGGCCTTGACGGGCGCGCTCACCTCCGCTGTCATCACGATGACCGGCGACCCGGAGCTCGTGCGCAACATGCTGTTCTGGCTGGTCGGCGGCTTTGACGGCCGCTCGTGGGCGCACGTGAACGCGATCCTGCCGGCCATTGCTGGCGGCGTGTTCGCGCTCGCGCTGCTCGGCCGCGACTTGAATGTGCTTGCTCAAGGGGATGAAGCGGCGCACGGTCTCGGTCTTGCTGTCGGCGCGACCCGGCTGCTTGTCCTCGGGATCGCGGCGGTCATCACCGCAACGGCGGTCTCGGTCTCCGGGACAATCGGCTTCGTCGGCCTGATCGTCCCGCACGCCTTCCGGCTCCTCGTCGGCGGTGACTATCGGCTGCTGCTGCCTGTCTCCGCCGTTGGAGGGGCGGCGTTTCTGATCACCGCCGACACAGTTGCCCGCACCGCGCTGCAGCCCGCCGAGCTGCGCACGGGGGTTGTCACGGCGCTGCTCGGCGCGCCGTTTTTCATCTTCCTCCTCTGGCGCAATCGAGCGCGGATCGGAGACTGGTAA
- a CDS encoding ATP-binding cassette domain-containing protein: MGHPAAPSPRVALSSVGFAVGGSWLLRNVSLTIDAGEVVGVVGANGAGKSTLLRLLSGYLRPTVGTVLLEGKPVARYRARERARLVATVPQLTHIEGERRAEDIVLLGRYPHLGRFAIEGEKDRAIARLAMRSTDTDWLADRPVSTLSGGERQRLLIARALAQEPRLLLLDEPTASLDLRQEIQILDLVRQLADDGLTVVAAIHDLRLAARYADRLVVLRRGEVIADAPPREALTPEVLADAFGVRPLIEPDPLTGVAETVLRPIRAPIPRRSRVHVIAGGGRGAPVLARLAAAGFELSVGPLGEGDTDLPAARLCGARVLTHRPFAPIDDRLDAEHRRWVREADAVILADVCWGYANLPNLLAAEEARRLLAIEGEPIARRDFTQGRATAIFCRLAARLVSLDALVPALLEECP; encoded by the coding sequence GTGGGCCATCCTGCTGCGCCGTCGCCTCGAGTAGCGCTGAGCAGCGTCGGGTTTGCCGTCGGCGGCAGCTGGCTGCTGCGGAATGTGAGCCTGACCATTGATGCGGGCGAGGTCGTGGGGGTGGTCGGCGCCAACGGCGCCGGCAAATCAACCCTGCTGCGACTTCTCTCCGGCTATCTCCGTCCGACGGTCGGCACTGTCCTGCTGGAGGGGAAGCCGGTCGCCCGCTATCGCGCGCGGGAACGGGCACGCCTTGTCGCTACTGTCCCCCAGTTGACGCATATCGAAGGGGAGCGCCGCGCCGAGGATATTGTGCTCCTTGGCCGCTATCCTCACCTCGGGCGGTTCGCCATCGAAGGCGAGAAGGACCGAGCGATCGCGCGCTTGGCAATGCGCTCCACCGACACCGATTGGCTGGCAGACCGTCCGGTCTCGACTCTCTCGGGGGGCGAACGGCAGCGGCTCCTGATCGCGCGCGCCCTGGCGCAAGAGCCGCGCCTCCTTCTGCTCGATGAGCCGACGGCGAGCCTCGATTTGCGTCAAGAAATACAGATCCTCGACCTCGTCCGCCAGCTTGCGGACGATGGACTCACGGTGGTGGCAGCGATCCATGACCTCCGTCTCGCGGCGCGCTATGCCGATCGGCTCGTCGTGCTTCGCCGCGGCGAAGTGATTGCCGACGCTCCGCCGCGGGAGGCGCTGACGCCCGAGGTGCTTGCGGACGCATTCGGCGTTCGCCCGCTGATCGAGCCTGACCCCCTGACCGGCGTTGCCGAAACGGTGCTGCGCCCAATCAGGGCGCCGATCCCGCGGCGCAGCCGGGTGCACGTTATTGCGGGCGGCGGACGAGGTGCTCCTGTGTTAGCGCGCCTTGCGGCAGCGGGTTTCGAACTGTCGGTCGGCCCTCTTGGCGAAGGCGACACCGACTTGCCCGCTGCTCGGCTGTGTGGCGCGCGCGTGCTCACGCACCGCCCCTTCGCCCCGATCGACGATCGTCTCGACGCGGAGCATCGCCGCTGGGTGCGCGAGGCTGATGCGGTCATTCTTGCCGACGTCTGCTGGGGCTATGCCAATCTCCCGAACTTGCTCGCCGCCGAAGAGGCGCGCCGCCTGCTCGCCATCGAGGGCGAGCCCATCGCTCGCCGCGACTTCACCCAGGGCCGCGCGACGGCTATCTTCTGCCGGCTCGCAGCGCGTCTCGTCTCGCTTGACGCGCTCGTTCCGGCGCTCCTTGAGGAGTGCCCATGA
- a CDS encoding gamma carbonic anhydrase family protein, producing the protein MIVTFEGKTPKVAPTAFVHPLAYVVGDVTLEDHVTVMPFASIRGEFESIVIGAYSNVQDNASVHADPGQPLRIGSRVSIGHNAVFHGRRCGDNTLIGMGAVVVQQCEIGAWCLVAGGAVLPQGMVVPDRSLVLGVPATYRPLTDAQLARLRDNGANYVRLGAAYLAGAADLPRG; encoded by the coding sequence ATGATCGTCACGTTCGAGGGCAAGACCCCGAAAGTCGCACCGACTGCCTTTGTCCACCCGCTCGCCTACGTTGTCGGCGACGTGACGCTCGAAGATCATGTGACAGTGATGCCCTTCGCATCGATCCGAGGCGAGTTCGAGTCGATCGTCATCGGGGCGTACTCGAATGTCCAAGACAACGCCTCGGTCCATGCCGACCCTGGCCAGCCGCTTCGGATTGGCTCGCGCGTCTCGATCGGGCATAACGCTGTCTTCCATGGTCGGCGCTGCGGCGACAACACGCTCATCGGCATGGGTGCGGTGGTCGTCCAGCAGTGTGAAATCGGCGCGTGGTGCCTTGTCGCCGGCGGCGCGGTGCTGCCCCAAGGGATGGTCGTCCCTGACCGGTCGCTGGTGCTGGGGGTCCCGGCGACCTATCGGCCGCTCACCGACGCGCAGCTCGCTCGCTTGCGCGACAATGGCGCGAACTACGTTCGTCTCGGCGCCGCCTATCTCGCCGGCGCTGCTGACCTGCCCCGGGGATGA
- the cbiB gene encoding adenosylcobinamide-phosphate synthase CbiB produces MIRLALQQLLGTRLVLLKPLLPLAALRKLAVTRGGTLALAALLDWALAEPPSAVHPVVWMGRLLAAAEPALLRGPSSRQLVVGALVAAGGAGGWFVVGRALDQFLVRSALFLPLRAWLLKCCFAWRALDEAAARVEGLLREGRLAAAQTAVQSLVSRETAALDAEQVAAAAIESVAENLGDSLVGPVLAYAVGGLGGAFAYRWVNTADAMVGYRGRFEWGGKAAARLDDLANFVPARLAAALLLLCGGDRRSGLDALRRDRGQTASPNAGWPMATMAGLLGRSLEKPGAYRLNASAPAPGPSDILAARRIVARAWLLLAAVGSTLLLLRRR; encoded by the coding sequence ATGATCCGACTGGCCCTGCAGCAGCTTCTCGGCACGCGCCTCGTGCTGCTGAAGCCGCTTCTCCCTCTCGCCGCGCTCCGAAAGCTCGCCGTGACGCGAGGGGGAACGCTGGCGCTTGCGGCGTTGCTCGACTGGGCCCTCGCTGAACCGCCGTCGGCAGTCCATCCGGTCGTCTGGATGGGGCGGCTGCTTGCCGCGGCTGAGCCGGCCTTGCTCCGGGGTCCCTCCTCCCGTCAGCTGGTGGTCGGCGCCTTGGTCGCTGCCGGGGGCGCCGGCGGCTGGTTTGTCGTGGGGCGGGCGCTCGACCAGTTCCTCGTGCGCTCGGCGCTGTTTCTGCCGCTCCGGGCATGGCTGCTCAAATGCTGCTTCGCGTGGCGGGCGCTCGATGAGGCGGCCGCCCGCGTTGAGGGGCTGCTGCGGGAGGGAAGGCTGGCGGCGGCGCAGACGGCGGTCCAGTCGCTAGTCAGCCGCGAGACAGCCGCCCTCGATGCAGAACAAGTTGCTGCAGCTGCTATCGAGTCGGTCGCCGAAAACTTGGGCGACAGCCTTGTTGGGCCGGTTCTTGCCTACGCGGTGGGCGGGCTGGGGGGCGCCTTCGCCTACCGCTGGGTGAACACGGCCGACGCGATGGTCGGCTACCGCGGCCGCTTCGAATGGGGAGGGAAAGCGGCGGCGCGGCTCGATGACCTCGCGAATTTCGTGCCGGCGCGCCTTGCGGCAGCGCTGCTCCTCCTCTGCGGCGGCGACCGGCGGAGCGGTCTCGACGCGCTGCGCCGCGACCGTGGCCAGACGGCCAGCCCAAACGCCGGCTGGCCGATGGCAACAATGGCCGGCCTGCTTGGCCGCTCACTCGAAAAACCGGGCGCCTACCGGCTGAATGCGTCTGCGCCGGCGCCGGGTCCGAGCGACATCCTCGCGGCGCGCCGGATCGTCGCTCGCGCTTGGCTGCTGCTGGCGGCGGTCGGCAGCACGCTTCTCCTGCTGAGGCGACGATGA
- a CDS encoding histidinol-phosphate aminotransferase family protein produces MTVLRPELLTLAEVPHGSLAASEAHGRADVLDLSANLSPLGPPPAVIMAVRAARLDAYPEPDARTFRAAVADRVGVTPEQVAAGNGASELIWLAALAAVRPGARVPILGPTFGEYARAVRVAGGEPVLVHAQPPDFLPPVEAFVDALERLAPPIAFLCNPNNPTGALLPRSAIERLLRAAPATLLVIDEAYLPFSGAPDLVPLLEWGNVLLIRSLTKVYAIPGVRLGYALASPAVATTLRRIAPPWSVSAPAIAAGLAALRDPAWEQRAAATARLERERLAAGLRARGLRPLPSAANFLLVAVPNAPAVRRTLLERGVLVRDCASFGLPDYLRIAAGPPNAIDRLLAVWPAREDER; encoded by the coding sequence ATGACCGTTCTGCGTCCGGAGCTGCTCACCCTTGCCGAGGTGCCGCATGGCTCGCTCGCAGCGAGCGAGGCGCATGGCCGTGCGGACGTGCTCGATCTCAGCGCGAACCTCTCGCCCCTTGGTCCCCCGCCCGCGGTGATCATGGCGGTGCGCGCCGCGCGGCTTGACGCCTATCCTGAGCCCGACGCGCGCACCTTCCGAGCCGCCGTCGCCGACCGGGTCGGCGTGACCCCTGAGCAGGTGGCGGCAGGGAACGGCGCCTCCGAGCTGATCTGGCTTGCCGCGCTTGCGGCGGTGCGCCCGGGCGCCCGGGTTCCTATCCTCGGCCCGACCTTCGGCGAATATGCGCGAGCGGTCCGCGTCGCTGGGGGCGAGCCTGTTCTGGTTCACGCTCAGCCGCCTGACTTTCTCCCGCCTGTCGAAGCCTTTGTCGACGCGCTTGAGCGGCTGGCGCCTCCGATCGCGTTTCTCTGCAATCCGAACAATCCGACCGGCGCGTTGCTTCCCCGTTCCGCAATCGAGCGGCTCCTGCGCGCTGCGCCGGCGACCCTCCTCGTCATCGACGAGGCGTATCTGCCGTTCAGCGGCGCGCCGGATTTGGTTCCCCTTCTGGAGTGGGGCAATGTGCTGCTCATTCGGTCGCTGACGAAGGTGTACGCTATTCCGGGCGTTCGGCTCGGCTATGCCCTCGCCTCGCCGGCCGTGGCGACAACGCTGCGCCGGATTGCGCCGCCTTGGAGCGTGAGCGCGCCGGCCATCGCGGCGGGGCTCGCTGCCCTTCGCGACCCGGCGTGGGAACAGCGCGCGGCGGCCACTGCCCGTCTTGAGCGGGAGCGCCTGGCGGCTGGGCTTCGGGCGCGCGGCCTGCGTCCCCTGCCGAGCGCGGCAAATTTCCTGCTGGTCGCGGTGCCGAACGCGCCCGCGGTCCGCCGGACCCTGCTCGAGCGGGGGGTGCTGGTGCGCGATTGCGCCTCGTTCGGGTTGCCGGACTATCTGCGCATTGCAGCCGGTCCGCCCAACGCTATCGATCGCCTGCTCGCGGTCTGGCCTGCACGTGAGGACGAGCGATGA